From Benincasa hispida cultivar B227 unplaced genomic scaffold, ASM972705v1 Contig348, whole genome shotgun sequence, the proteins below share one genomic window:
- the LOC120069366 gene encoding probable Ufm1-specific protease: protein MLVVGTLEEREIQEALVEIGDKDDSFIGSREWIGAIELSFVLDKLLGVSCKIINVRSGAELPEKCRELAAHFENQGTPIMIGGGVLAYTLLGVDYNEASGDCGFLILDPHYTGSDDVKKIVSGGWCGWKKAVDSKGKNFFLHDKFYNLLLPQRPNMV, encoded by the exons GGAAATACAAGAAGCACTAGTGGAGATTGGTGACAAGGACGATTCATTTATTGGGTCACGTGAATGGATTGGTGCCATCGAATTGAGCTTTGTTTTAGACAAATTGCTTGGT GTGAGTTGCAAAATCATAAATGTCAGATCTGGGGCTGAACTTCCGGAAAAATGTAGAGAATTAGCTGCACACTTCGAGAATCAAGGAACTCCTATAATGATTG GAGGTGGTGTTCTTGCATACACTCTCTTGGGAGTTGATTACAATGAAGCAAGTGGAGATTGTGGGTTTTTAATATTGGATCCTCATTATACAGGAAGTGATGATGTCAAGAAAATTGTAAGTGGTGGTTGGTGTGGATGGAAAAAAGCTGTTGATAGCAAAGGGAAGAATTTCTTCTTACATGATAAGTTTTATAATCTTCTGCTGCCACAGAGGCCGAACATggtttaa